A single window of Desulfovibrio inopinatus DSM 10711 DNA harbors:
- a CDS encoding glycosyl hydrolase family 8: MFRILCGQCMALALILSSLILGCQSQKNSHSSLAFLDTSWVAYKETFLRPEGYVWDEARQEVTSEGQSYALLRAVWMRDKETFYRVFNWTEAHLARPDGLYSWQWTPKDGGRVLDANTATDADQDIAFALILAAKAFNMPEYRDRAKALITAIRQIEGIPVDGGWIPSAGNWAVSNRIINFSYFTFYAYPHFATLDPEGDWLGVRERCYDVLTRFLEQKNVLLPADFAILDKSGHFVPLAEKGRLSGDFSFDAMRVYWRVAVDCLLNNFPRACSDPARTTAIVDILARDGALYTQYSVTGVKKSDVTSISFYGSILPALKMYSPQLATALVNDKLSPANLASILRNPDHYYDNNWTWFGLAAWAGHLTAMEDDMR; encoded by the coding sequence ATGTTTCGCATTCTTTGTGGGCAATGTATGGCGCTCGCGTTGATTCTCTCGTCGTTGATACTTGGCTGCCAATCACAGAAGAATTCACATTCGAGCCTGGCATTTCTTGATACGTCTTGGGTGGCCTATAAGGAGACCTTCCTTCGGCCTGAGGGATATGTATGGGATGAGGCACGGCAGGAGGTGACGAGTGAAGGACAATCCTATGCCTTACTTCGCGCCGTGTGGATGCGAGACAAAGAAACGTTCTATCGCGTTTTCAATTGGACGGAAGCCCACCTTGCTCGTCCGGACGGGTTGTATTCCTGGCAATGGACTCCCAAAGATGGTGGGCGCGTTCTTGATGCCAATACCGCGACGGATGCTGATCAAGATATCGCGTTTGCGCTGATATTAGCAGCTAAAGCATTCAATATGCCCGAATACCGTGATCGAGCGAAAGCACTGATTACGGCTATACGCCAGATAGAAGGAATTCCCGTCGATGGAGGCTGGATTCCCAGCGCCGGGAACTGGGCTGTCTCTAACCGTATTATTAATTTTTCATATTTTACATTTTACGCCTATCCACATTTTGCGACTCTCGATCCGGAAGGAGATTGGCTCGGGGTACGTGAGCGATGTTACGATGTGCTGACACGCTTTCTTGAACAAAAAAATGTTCTCTTGCCAGCTGATTTTGCCATTCTCGACAAATCTGGACACTTTGTTCCTCTGGCTGAAAAAGGACGGCTTTCCGGAGATTTTTCATTCGATGCGATGCGCGTATACTGGCGCGTTGCAGTGGACTGTCTTCTGAACAACTTCCCTCGGGCGTGTAGCGATCCTGCCCGCACAACAGCCATAGTTGATATTTTGGCGAGGGACGGAGCTTTATACACACAGTATTCTGTTACTGGAGTGAAGAAAAGTGATGTCACCTCAATAAGCTTTTATGGGAGCATTTTGCCGGCACTCAAAATGTATTCACCACAGCTTGCGACGGCCTTGGTGAATGACAAGCTTTCGCCCGCAAACCTGGCTTCCATATTACGCAACCCGGATCACTATTATGACAATAACTGGACATGGTTTGGCCTGGCAGCTTGGGCAGGGCATTTGACGGCGATGGAAGATGATATGCGTTAG